A single Lolium perenne isolate Kyuss_39 chromosome 6, Kyuss_2.0, whole genome shotgun sequence DNA region contains:
- the LOC127326424 gene encoding 7-deoxyloganetin glucosyltransferase, with protein sequence MDSAGPAGEKPHAVCLPFPAQGHITPMMKLAKVLYCKGFHVTFVSTEYNHRRLIRSRGASAAEGLPGFRFAIIPDGLRSSDADATQDPAALSYATMTACPPHFKNLLADLGRSSAGVPPVTCVVADNLMSFTVDAARELGVPCALFWTASACGYMGYRNFRPLIDQGIIPLKDEEQLTNGFMDMPVDWAPGMSKHMRLKDFPTFLRTTDRDDTLMTFQLHQVERAEEADAVIINTMDELEQPALDAMRAIIPAIYTIGPLNSLAEQIVPSRGPLDAVSSGLWKEDRACLEWLDGKKPGSVVYVSFGSVTVMSNHELVEFAWGLANSGHNFLWIVRPDIVRSEAAVLPPEFLEATKDRGLLVGWCDQEAVLRHEAVCVFLTHSGWNSTVEGLCGGVPMLCWPFFAEQQTNCRYKCVEWGVAMEIGDNVRREAVEGRIREAVDGEKGREMKNRAVEWREAAVRSTARSLANLDALINDVLLSGKNS encoded by the exons ATGGACTCCGCTGGACCGGCCGGCGAGAAGCCGCACGCGGTGTGCCTGCCGTTCCCGGCGCAGGGGCACATCACGCCGATGATGAAGCTGGCCAAGGTCCTCTACTGCAAGGGCTTCCACGTCACCTTCGTCAGCACCGAGTACAACCACCGCCGCCTCATCCGCTCGCGCGGCGCGAGCGCCGCCGAGGGCCTCCCCGGCTTCCGCTTCGCCATCATCCCGGACGGCCTGCGCTCGTCCGACGCCGACGCCACGCAGGACCCGGCGGCCCTCTCCTACGCCACCATGACCGCCTGCCCCCCTCACTTCAAGAACCTGCTCGCCGACCTCGGCCGCTCATCGGCAGGTGTCCCGCCTGTCACCTGCGTCGTGGCGGACAACCTCATGAGCTTCACCGTGGACGCCGCGAGGGAGCTCGGCGTGCCGTGCGCGCTGTTCTGGACCGCCAGCGCCTGCGGCTACATGGGCTACCGCAACTTCCGCCCTCTCATCGACCAGGGCATCATCCCCCTCAAAG ATGAAGAGCAGCTGACGAACGGGTTCATGGACATGCCGGTGGACTGGGCGCCCGGGATGAGCAAGCACATGCGGCTGAAAGACTTCCCGACCTTCCTCCGCACCACGGACCGCGACGACACCCTGATGACCTTCCAGCTACACCAGGTGGAGCGCGCCGAGGAGGCGGACGCCGTCATCATCAACACCATGGACGAGCTCGAGCAGCCGGCGCTCGACGCGATGCGCGCCATCATCCCGGCCATCTACACCATCGGCCCGCTCAACTCCCTCGCCGAGCAAATCGTCCCCTCCAGGGGCCCGCTCGACGCGGTAAGCTCCGGCCTCTGGAAAGAAGACCGCGCCTGCCTCGAGTGGCTCGACGGCAAGAAGCCCGGGTCCGTGGTGTACGTGAGCTTCGGGAGCGTCACCGTGATGAGCAACCACGAGCTGGTGGAGTTCGCGTGGGGGCTGGCCAACAGCGGCCACAACTTCCTCTGGATCGTTCGGCCGGACATCGTGAGGAGCGAGGCGGCCGTGCTGCCGCCCGAGTTCTTGGAGGCGACCAAGGACAGGGGCCTCCTGGTGGGCTGGTGCGACCAAGAGGCGGTGCTGCGGCACGAAGCCGTATGTGTGTTTCTGACGCACAGCGGGTGGAACTCGACGGTGGAGGGCCTGTGCGGTGGCGTGCCGATGCTGTGCTGGCCGTTCTTCGCCGAGCAGCAGACCAACTGCCGGTACAAGTGCGTCGAGTGGGGCGTCGCGATGGAGATCGGCGACAACGTGCGGCGGGAGGCGGTCGAGGGGAGGATCAGGGAGGCGGTGGACGGGGAGAAGGGGAGGGAGATGAAGAACAGAGCTGTCGAGTGGAGGGAGGCGGCTGTTCGGTCCACGGCAAGGTCGTTGGCTAATCTTGATGCACTGATCAATGATGTGTTGCTCTCTGGTAAGAACAGTTAG